The following coding sequences lie in one Deltaproteobacteria bacterium IMCC39524 genomic window:
- a CDS encoding ABC transporter ATP-binding protein, translating into MTSLLEVKDLVIKFALRSGEVTATNGVSFTLEKGERLGLVGESGAGKSVTGFSIINLISKPGYIASGEVNFLGENLARVSDERIRSIRGNRISMIFQDPMMTLNPVLTIGTQMTETLHQHNPKMNKDEARNIALDKLRKVHIPSPEKRLDQYPHEFSGGMRQRIIIAIALLTDPELIIADEPTTALDVTIQAEIMDLLMELCETDDMGLILITHDLAVVAQVTQNIAVMYAGSVVEKGPTEQVVADPQHPYTQGLIAALPQSSGHGERLNQIPGMMPTLKNIPPGCSFNPRCPHVMEVCRQQSPGLRPGKNGNLAACHLYPEESVNPSAV; encoded by the coding sequence ATGACGAGTTTGTTGGAAGTCAAAGACCTGGTTATCAAGTTTGCCCTGCGTAGCGGTGAGGTGACAGCCACCAATGGTGTCAGTTTCACCTTGGAAAAGGGGGAGCGGCTTGGGTTGGTTGGTGAGTCGGGAGCCGGCAAGTCGGTGACCGGTTTCTCGATCATCAACCTGATTAGCAAACCGGGCTACATCGCTTCCGGTGAGGTTAATTTTCTTGGTGAGAATCTCGCCAGGGTCAGCGATGAGCGGATTCGCAGTATCCGCGGCAACCGGATCAGCATGATATTTCAGGACCCGATGATGACCCTCAACCCGGTGCTGACGATCGGGACCCAGATGACTGAGACCTTACACCAGCACAACCCAAAGATGAATAAAGATGAAGCACGCAACATAGCCCTCGACAAACTGCGTAAGGTTCATATCCCTTCACCGGAAAAGCGACTTGACCAATACCCGCACGAGTTTTCCGGTGGCATGCGGCAGCGGATCATCATTGCCATCGCCCTGCTGACCGATCCTGAACTGATTATCGCCGATGAACCGACGACTGCGCTCGACGTGACGATTCAGGCAGAAATCATGGACTTGCTCATGGAGCTCTGTGAAACCGACGATATGGGCTTGATCCTTATAACCCATGACCTGGCGGTGGTTGCTCAGGTGACTCAGAATATTGCCGTGATGTACGCCGGGAGCGTGGTCGAGAAAGGCCCAACGGAACAGGTTGTCGCCGATCCACAGCATCCTTACACGCAAGGCTTGATTGCCGCTCTGCCGCAGAGCAGTGGTCACGGCGAACGCCTCAACCAGATTCCCGGCATGATGCCGACGCTTAAGAACATCCCTCCCGGTTGTTCTTTTAACCCGCGCTGTCCGCATGTGATGGAAGTATGCAGGCAACAGAGCCCGGGCTTAAGGCCGGGCAAAAATGGCAACCTGGCGGCCTGTCATCTGTATCCAGAGGAATCAGTCAATCCTTCTGCGGTGTAA
- the malQ gene encoding 4-alpha-glucanotransferase, which translates to MQRSSGILLHPTALSGPFKIGDLGKEARLFIDFLTKAGQSVWQILPLGPTGYGHSPYNALSAFAGNPALIDLQQLVDSGELECSHLDQATKKSMVLDFAQVHDVKNDLLLEAGKVFFKACEGPRREAFETFCIEQSDWLDDFSLFMALREKFSGQAWFEWPEDLRTRQQQTLEAYRTKLSQRCLLHKYQQFVFAEQWTALKDYANGKGIRIFGDIPIFVAYDSADVWANQHLFQLDDKGRALAVAGVPPDYFSKTGQRWGNPLYRWDRLGDDEFHWWQRRFEHQLKCSDLVRVDHFRGFQACWSIPATETTAVNGHWEEVPGRELFKKLFSHSHDLPIIAEDLGIITPAVEKLRDDFGLPGMKILQFAFDSGPDNPYLPENHVANSVVYTGTHDNNTTLGWWRGLSSEQKDQVRDYLQLNRPKMPQELIRLAMSSVAKLCIIPCQDILGLDSGSRFNTPGCATGNWEWQMKPEVLTEELAEKLFCLTQKYHRTIVR; encoded by the coding sequence ATGCAAAGGTCAAGTGGGATTCTACTGCACCCAACGGCCCTTTCGGGCCCTTTCAAAATTGGCGACCTCGGAAAAGAGGCTCGTCTTTTTATCGATTTTCTCACCAAGGCAGGCCAGAGTGTCTGGCAGATCTTGCCCCTGGGGCCAACCGGATACGGCCACTCTCCCTATAATGCTCTCTCTGCTTTTGCTGGAAATCCTGCCCTGATTGACCTTCAACAACTGGTTGACAGCGGAGAGCTTGAGTGCTCACACCTTGACCAGGCCACCAAAAAAAGCATGGTATTGGACTTTGCTCAGGTACATGACGTCAAAAACGACCTGCTTCTGGAAGCCGGCAAGGTTTTTTTCAAAGCTTGCGAAGGCCCCCGAAGAGAAGCTTTCGAGACTTTCTGTATAGAGCAATCAGACTGGCTCGATGACTTCAGCCTCTTTATGGCCTTACGGGAGAAATTCTCCGGGCAGGCATGGTTTGAATGGCCAGAGGACCTGCGCACCCGGCAGCAACAGACCTTGGAGGCATATCGGACAAAGCTTTCCCAAAGGTGCCTGTTACACAAGTATCAGCAATTCGTTTTTGCCGAGCAATGGACAGCGCTGAAAGATTATGCCAACGGCAAAGGCATTAGGATTTTTGGTGATATTCCTATCTTTGTGGCTTACGACTCAGCCGATGTCTGGGCCAATCAGCACCTGTTCCAGTTGGACGACAAAGGTCGGGCGTTAGCGGTGGCTGGCGTTCCACCGGACTATTTCAGTAAAACCGGCCAACGCTGGGGCAACCCTCTGTACCGTTGGGACCGTCTTGGTGATGACGAGTTTCACTGGTGGCAAAGACGCTTCGAACACCAACTGAAGTGCAGTGACCTGGTCAGGGTCGATCACTTTCGTGGTTTCCAGGCGTGCTGGTCGATCCCTGCAACGGAGACAACCGCCGTCAACGGCCACTGGGAGGAAGTCCCGGGACGTGAACTCTTTAAAAAACTCTTCTCACACAGTCATGACTTGCCGATCATTGCCGAGGACCTTGGCATCATAACGCCGGCGGTAGAAAAACTCCGTGACGACTTCGGCTTGCCCGGCATGAAAATCCTGCAGTTTGCTTTTGATTCCGGGCCGGACAATCCCTACCTGCCAGAGAATCATGTCGCCAACAGCGTGGTCTACACTGGGACCCATGATAACAACACAACGCTGGGTTGGTGGCGAGGGCTCTCAAGTGAGCAGAAAGATCAGGTTCGGGACTACCTCCAATTAAACAGGCCGAAAATGCCGCAAGAGCTGATTCGCCTGGCCATGTCCAGCGTTGCCAAGCTCTGCATCATTCCCTGCCAGGACATACTTGGTCTCGACAGCGGATCACGCTTCAATACCCCTGGTTGCGCAACCGGAAACTGGGAGTGGCAGATGAAGCCTGAAGTACTAACCGAGGAACTCGCTGAAAAGCTTTTTTGCCTTACACAAAAATATCATCGCACAATCGTTCGGTAG
- a CDS encoding nucleotide-binding protein, giving the protein MKQMMTLFCIAAFSLTLLAGCGEDTPAPTTEAAKPSAQTAPAAAPEAAPGKTGKVTETMDAAGYTYVQVDTGAEQFWAAAPQFAVQVGDDVVVPEGMPMPDYHSKTLDRTFDMVYFVPSVMVGGAQAMSGDMPADHPSMDGGKTVVEETTVDLSGITVAEGGVTVEDMFTKKAELAGKTVSVRGKVVKFTPEIMGKNWIHLQDGTGAEGTSDLTVTTSASAKMGDTVTVSGVVVIDKDFGYGYAYDVIIEDAEVTVE; this is encoded by the coding sequence GTGAAACAAATGATGACTCTGTTCTGCATCGCGGCTTTCTCACTCACCCTTCTCGCCGGTTGCGGTGAAGACACTCCTGCTCCTACAACAGAAGCAGCGAAACCTTCTGCACAAACAGCTCCTGCAGCAGCACCTGAAGCCGCTCCGGGTAAAACTGGCAAGGTCACTGAAACCATGGACGCCGCTGGTTATACCTACGTTCAGGTTGACACCGGCGCAGAGCAGTTCTGGGCTGCAGCACCTCAATTTGCAGTCCAGGTTGGCGATGATGTTGTGGTTCCTGAAGGCATGCCGATGCCTGACTACCACAGCAAAACCCTCGATCGCACCTTCGACATGGTCTACTTCGTCCCATCCGTTATGGTTGGCGGCGCACAGGCTATGAGCGGCGATATGCCCGCTGATCATCCTTCGATGGATGGTGGCAAAACTGTTGTTGAAGAAACAACTGTTGACCTCTCTGGGATTACTGTTGCGGAAGGTGGCGTCACTGTCGAAGATATGTTCACCAAGAAGGCTGAGCTTGCGGGTAAGACGGTCTCTGTACGCGGCAAAGTTGTCAAGTTTACCCCCGAGATCATGGGCAAGAACTGGATCCATCTTCAGGATGGCACAGGTGCAGAGGGTACCAGCGATCTGACCGTCACCACCAGCGCGTCAGCCAAGATGGGCGACACCGTGACCGTAAGCGGCGTTGTCGTCATCGACAAGGATTTTGGCTACGGCTACGCATACGATGTCATCATCGAAGATGCTGAAGTGACAGTCGAATAA
- a CDS encoding ATP-binding cassette domain-containing protein: protein MTDALLSVKNLYKHFDISGGLLDQITFSAGRLHRQRTLVKAVNNISFDLQAGETFSVVGESGCGKSTLGRTIMGLYPPNAGEIHYSGNRIDNLDHKRLLPYRKKMQMVFQDPYASLNPRKTIRQALEAPLRYHYPSLNNSEVKDRIDEVMIQVGSDPQWISRMPHEFSGGQRQRISIARALVVDPDFIVADEPISALDVSIQAQILNLMMDLQQQRNLAYLFVAHDLSVVEHLSDRVGVMYLGSMCELSETGILFENPRHPYTQALMSAIPKLEGGPSKHIRLKGEVPTPINLPSGCVFHGRCPHANARCTAENPQLLSLEDGRQVACHGVEEGRF, encoded by the coding sequence ATGACTGATGCCCTGCTTTCAGTTAAAAATCTTTATAAACACTTTGATATCTCCGGCGGCTTGCTTGACCAGATCACCTTTAGCGCCGGCAGGTTGCATAGACAACGGACTCTTGTCAAAGCGGTCAATAATATCAGCTTCGATCTGCAAGCCGGGGAGACATTTAGTGTGGTTGGTGAATCCGGGTGCGGTAAGTCGACTTTGGGGCGCACGATTATGGGCCTTTACCCTCCGAACGCCGGTGAGATCCATTATTCAGGCAATCGTATCGACAATCTCGACCACAAGAGGCTGTTGCCGTACCGCAAAAAAATGCAAATGGTGTTTCAGGATCCCTACGCTTCATTGAATCCACGCAAAACTATTCGTCAGGCTTTGGAAGCTCCGTTACGTTATCATTATCCGAGTTTAAATAACTCTGAAGTCAAGGACCGGATTGACGAAGTGATGATTCAGGTCGGTAGCGATCCCCAGTGGATCAGCCGTATGCCGCATGAGTTTTCCGGCGGTCAACGACAGCGGATTTCCATTGCCCGCGCCCTGGTCGTTGACCCGGATTTTATTGTTGCCGATGAGCCGATCTCCGCCCTCGATGTTTCGATTCAGGCACAAATCCTCAACTTGATGATGGATTTGCAGCAGCAGCGCAATCTCGCCTACCTGTTTGTTGCGCATGATTTATCGGTCGTTGAACATCTCAGTGACCGGGTTGGAGTTATGTACCTGGGCAGTATGTGTGAACTCTCTGAAACCGGCATCCTTTTCGAGAATCCACGGCATCCTTACACCCAGGCACTGATGAGTGCGATTCCGAAATTGGAAGGCGGGCCGAGTAAACATATTCGTCTCAAGGGAGAGGTCCCGACTCCAATCAACTTGCCTAGTGGTTGTGTTTTTCATGGACGCTGCCCCCATGCCAATGCACGTTGTACAGCAGAAAATCCTCAGCTTTTAAGCCTTGAAGATGGTCGGCAGGTTGCCTGTCACGGCGTGGAGGAAGGTCGTTTTTGA
- a CDS encoding YceI family protein has protein sequence MFTVKRLFLIVLILLIPHLSFAENWKIDPAHTAVEFKIKHLMISWVKGTFTDVKGSVVYDEAEPGKSSVNVEIATASVDTRNKKRDDHLRSPDFFDVATYPVMSFVSKDIVVTNGIPTQINGELTLHGETRTVTLDVEEFSPTITDPWGNTRRGASASATINRKDFGLTWNKALEAGGVVVGEEVRISLEVELIKE, from the coding sequence ATGTTTACCGTTAAAAGATTATTTCTTATCGTCTTAATATTACTCATCCCCCACTTATCTTTCGCCGAGAACTGGAAAATTGACCCTGCCCACACGGCCGTAGAATTCAAGATCAAGCACCTGATGATCTCCTGGGTCAAGGGAACCTTTACCGACGTGAAGGGGTCTGTTGTCTATGACGAAGCGGAGCCTGGCAAATCAAGCGTCAATGTTGAGATTGCCACGGCATCCGTCGACACCAGAAATAAGAAGCGTGACGACCATCTTCGCAGTCCTGACTTCTTCGACGTCGCCACCTACCCGGTGATGTCTTTCGTATCCAAAGACATTGTCGTTACCAACGGGATACCGACCCAAATCAACGGAGAACTGACTCTGCATGGAGAAACCCGTACGGTGACACTTGATGTCGAGGAGTTTAGCCCGACGATAACCGATCCCTGGGGTAATACTCGACGTGGAGCTTCAGCATCGGCGACAATCAACAGGAAGGATTTTGGGCTCACCTGGAACAAAGCCCTCGAAGCCGGAGGCGTTGTCGTTGGTGAAGAGGTTCGGATCAGTCTCGAAGTGGAATTAATCAAAGAATAA
- a CDS encoding ATP-binding protein, translating into MLRIKLLRNLLFLSLAITILLPGYEYFVLHPSYKNLLIEETENEAVRYASYMVRTLGLENQSLIKDRLPEALAESLQPVKRDKQLLKLRIFSALGEIIFSTEADEIGTLNDRAYFREIVAKGQVYSKVVQKDRKTADGVTTKIDIVETYVPFMANDSFGGAIEVYYDVTDSIDKVQAISFQSILTAALLSLVFMVAICIALKRAYLSFQERDAAEESLKVANEVLEERVKERTGELSAANEQLIEQIAERTQAQIALAGAMEDLKVDREKLNGILSSVPDGVVLTDKALNVLHMNATAERILDTPLEKILGQSISQINSEVDFRKKVAQKLNITHGPRSFDLELSRENSSYSEIYQVRVSQMVSDEEGSQGVILLLRDVTREREVERMKSAFLGMATHELNTPLTTIIGYSELLTSPETADKFSAEQKKDCLLLIHDKALSLGGLVDDLLDVSRVESGRPLTLDYQEFDFASMIREVVDSYDGEEVLHEFVVTLVGETSPIIADRLRLKQVVDHLISNAVKYAPEGGRVSVELNLNDNKYELNVEDEGIGMDEGQLVHVFDRFYRADSSDTAVQGVGLGMSIVRNIVLAHHGDIQIESQLGRGTRVMVSLPKSPPGGQLESPLPFSAS; encoded by the coding sequence ATGCTGCGCATCAAGCTTCTTCGCAATCTACTCTTTCTTTCTCTGGCAATTACGATTCTCTTGCCGGGCTACGAATATTTTGTTCTCCATCCCTCCTACAAAAATCTGTTAATCGAAGAAACGGAGAATGAAGCTGTACGCTACGCCAGTTACATGGTGAGAACACTCGGGCTTGAGAACCAATCTCTGATCAAAGACCGACTCCCAGAAGCTCTGGCTGAAAGCTTGCAGCCGGTCAAAAGAGATAAACAATTGCTCAAACTGCGTATTTTTTCGGCCCTTGGGGAAATTATTTTTTCTACAGAAGCTGATGAGATAGGCACCTTAAATGACAGAGCTTACTTTCGTGAGATTGTTGCCAAAGGGCAGGTCTACTCGAAAGTTGTTCAGAAGGATCGGAAGACTGCAGACGGTGTAACAACCAAGATAGATATTGTTGAAACCTATGTCCCCTTTATGGCGAACGATTCTTTTGGCGGTGCGATAGAGGTTTACTACGATGTAACCGACAGTATCGACAAGGTTCAGGCCATCTCTTTTCAGTCCATTCTTACGGCAGCGTTGCTGTCTTTGGTATTCATGGTTGCTATCTGCATCGCTCTTAAGCGGGCTTACCTGAGTTTTCAGGAGAGAGATGCTGCAGAGGAGTCCCTGAAGGTTGCCAATGAAGTCCTTGAGGAAAGGGTTAAGGAACGGACAGGAGAGCTCTCGGCTGCCAACGAGCAACTGATTGAGCAAATTGCCGAGCGGACCCAAGCGCAAATAGCTCTGGCGGGTGCAATGGAGGACCTCAAGGTCGATCGCGAGAAACTCAATGGTATCCTGAGCTCGGTTCCTGATGGTGTCGTCCTGACGGACAAGGCCTTGAATGTTTTGCATATGAACGCGACCGCAGAACGGATTCTCGACACACCACTTGAAAAAATCTTGGGACAGTCGATCAGCCAGATCAATAGCGAAGTCGATTTCCGCAAGAAAGTTGCACAGAAGCTCAATATCACTCATGGCCCACGTTCTTTTGACCTTGAATTGTCGAGGGAGAATTCAAGCTACTCAGAGATATACCAGGTCCGAGTGTCTCAGATGGTGTCTGATGAAGAAGGGTCTCAAGGCGTCATTCTGCTCTTGCGTGATGTCACCAGAGAGCGTGAAGTTGAAAGAATGAAGAGCGCATTTCTCGGCATGGCCACCCATGAATTGAATACCCCGCTGACAACAATTATCGGCTATAGCGAACTGCTTACGTCGCCAGAAACAGCAGACAAGTTCAGTGCTGAACAGAAGAAGGACTGTCTGTTGCTGATCCACGACAAGGCTCTGTCCTTGGGAGGGCTGGTCGATGATCTCCTTGATGTAAGCCGAGTGGAGTCTGGTCGTCCTCTCACCCTGGATTATCAGGAGTTCGACTTTGCCAGTATGATTCGTGAAGTTGTGGACAGCTACGATGGCGAAGAGGTCTTGCATGAATTTGTGGTCACTCTGGTGGGGGAGACTTCGCCAATCATTGCCGACCGGTTGCGTTTAAAGCAGGTTGTCGATCATCTGATCAGCAATGCTGTTAAATATGCTCCTGAGGGGGGACGTGTCAGTGTGGAGTTGAACCTGAACGACAATAAGTACGAACTCAACGTAGAAGACGAGGGGATAGGCATGGACGAAGGCCAACTCGTTCACGTCTTCGATCGTTTCTATCGCGCGGATTCTTCCGATACCGCGGTGCAGGGTGTCGGCCTGGGAATGAGTATTGTGCGTAATATCGTCCTGGCTCACCATGGTGATATCCAGATTGAAAGCCAACTCGGCAGGGGGACAAGGGTCATGGTCTCTCTGCCAAAGTCACCGCCAGGAGGACAGCTTGAAAGTCCCTTGCCTTTTTCAGCTTCTTAA
- a CDS encoding peptide chain release factor 3, protein MSTHFLKEIEKRRTFGIISHPDAGKTTLTEKLLLFGGAIQMAGAIKARKAGRHATSDWMKVEQERGISVTTSVMKFGHRECEINLLDTPGHQDFSEDTYRVLTAVDSALMVIDSAKGVEAQTEKLMAVCRMRNTPVLTFINKMDREGQYPLDLLSDVEEKLQIECAPMSWPIGMGKRFKGVYNLYRKELRLFRPGEKKLTEDVRVITDINDSQLDELLGSAADELREDIELLEGAANPFDLNEYLKGNQTPVFFGSAINNFGVEELLDALVDIAPAPGPRQAQSREVAPEEEDFSGFVFKVQANMDPAHRDRIAFLRICSGRFQRGMKVRHHRIGKDVNLSKAIIFMAQDRANVEEAYPGDIIGLHNHGTIKVGDTFTDKEVLKFTGIPSFAAEHFRRVRLKSPLKAKQLEKGLKQLSEEGAVQVFRPLINNDYIVGAVGVLQFDVTMERLKTEYGVDAIYESVDFATARWVGSADPKKMAEFEKKSQANLAFDAEGNLSYLAPSEWRLGYVMEQWPDIEFSKTREHD, encoded by the coding sequence TTGAGCACCCATTTTTTAAAAGAGATCGAAAAACGCAGGACCTTCGGAATTATAAGCCATCCCGATGCCGGTAAAACCACCCTGACCGAAAAGCTGCTGTTGTTTGGCGGCGCTATCCAGATGGCCGGAGCCATCAAGGCTCGTAAGGCGGGTCGTCATGCCACCAGCGACTGGATGAAGGTAGAGCAGGAGCGTGGCATCTCGGTGACCACCTCGGTTATGAAGTTCGGCCATCGCGAGTGTGAGATTAACCTGCTCGATACCCCGGGACACCAAGACTTCTCTGAAGACACCTATCGGGTTTTGACCGCTGTAGACAGCGCCTTGATGGTTATCGACAGTGCCAAGGGCGTTGAGGCCCAGACGGAGAAGTTGATGGCTGTCTGCCGGATGCGCAATACGCCGGTGCTGACATTCATTAACAAGATGGACCGTGAAGGACAGTATCCACTCGACCTGCTTTCTGATGTTGAGGAGAAACTGCAGATAGAATGCGCACCTATGTCATGGCCAATCGGTATGGGTAAGCGGTTCAAGGGCGTTTACAATCTCTACCGTAAAGAGCTGCGTCTCTTTCGTCCGGGCGAAAAAAAACTTACCGAGGATGTTCGTGTCATTACAGACATCAATGATAGCCAACTTGATGAATTGCTCGGTAGCGCGGCCGATGAATTGCGGGAAGACATTGAGCTCCTCGAAGGCGCGGCCAACCCCTTTGATCTGAACGAATATCTCAAGGGGAACCAGACTCCAGTGTTTTTCGGTAGTGCGATCAATAACTTTGGTGTTGAAGAATTGCTCGATGCTCTGGTTGATATTGCCCCGGCCCCCGGTCCACGGCAAGCCCAGAGCCGCGAAGTTGCGCCGGAAGAGGAAGACTTCTCAGGTTTCGTCTTTAAGGTCCAGGCGAACATGGACCCGGCTCATCGCGATCGCATCGCCTTTTTGCGCATCTGTTCAGGGCGTTTTCAGCGCGGTATGAAAGTTCGTCATCATCGTATCGGCAAGGACGTCAACCTCTCCAAGGCGATCATCTTCATGGCCCAGGACCGGGCCAACGTCGAAGAAGCTTACCCCGGGGACATTATTGGTTTGCACAACCATGGCACGATTAAGGTTGGTGACACCTTCACTGACAAGGAAGTCCTCAAATTTACCGGAATTCCGAGTTTCGCTGCGGAACATTTCCGGCGGGTGAGGCTGAAGTCCCCTCTTAAGGCGAAGCAACTTGAAAAGGGTTTGAAGCAGCTCTCGGAAGAGGGCGCTGTGCAGGTGTTCAGACCTTTGATCAACAATGATTATATTGTTGGTGCCGTTGGTGTTTTGCAGTTTGATGTGACCATGGAGCGTCTGAAAACAGAGTATGGCGTTGACGCCATCTACGAGAGCGTGGATTTTGCCACGGCACGTTGGGTGGGGAGTGCTGACCCCAAAAAGATGGCTGAGTTTGAGAAGAAGAGCCAGGCGAACCTGGCTTTTGATGCGGAGGGTAATTTAAGTTACCTTGCCCCGAGTGAGTGGCGTCTCGGCTACGTTATGGAACAGTGGCCGGACATCGAGTTTTCTAAGACGAGGGAGCACGACTAG
- the asnS gene encoding asparagine--tRNA ligase, producing MKKTDWRQSRCRVKALLQAEGSHGEVFVQGWLRTVRSSKGVAFLALNDGSCLDSLQIVVGSDSKAFEVASRLGTGSCVGVRGQMVASPGAGQSWEVQGDEILVYGDVDESFPLQKKRHGFEFLRTIAHLRPRTNAYGAVFRVRSRISHAVHTFFQERGFVHVHTPIITSNDCEGAGEMFRVTTLDPENPPMADTRIAWHDDFFGTKTGLTVSGQLQAELFATAFTDVYTFGPTFRAENSNTSRHASEFWMIEPEIAFADLADNCQLAEDFFRFMVAYALEHCREDLEFFNQFIDKGLIERLERVVGTDFQTMTYTEAVERLQQSGQAFEFPVEWGCDLQSEHERYLTEKIVDGPLFVTDYPKGIKAFYMRNNDDGRTVAAMDLLVPKVGEIIGGSQREERLDVLEQKMKDFDIHPESLDWYLDTRRWGSCPHAGFGLGFERFLMYITGMENVRDVIPFPRTPGNARF from the coding sequence ATGAAAAAAACAGATTGGCGTCAGAGCCGTTGCCGTGTGAAAGCTTTGCTTCAGGCTGAAGGGTCTCATGGGGAAGTCTTTGTCCAGGGTTGGCTGCGTACAGTTCGTTCCAGCAAGGGCGTCGCTTTCCTGGCGTTGAATGATGGCTCTTGCCTGGATAGCTTGCAGATTGTTGTCGGCAGTGATTCAAAGGCCTTTGAGGTTGCCAGTCGTTTAGGGACCGGTTCCTGTGTCGGTGTCCGCGGCCAGATGGTGGCGTCGCCAGGGGCGGGTCAAAGTTGGGAAGTCCAGGGTGATGAGATCCTTGTTTATGGAGACGTCGATGAGAGCTTCCCCTTGCAGAAAAAACGTCATGGCTTCGAGTTCTTGCGCACGATCGCCCATCTGCGGCCCAGAACCAACGCCTACGGTGCTGTTTTTCGTGTCCGCAGTCGTATCAGCCATGCTGTGCACACGTTCTTTCAGGAACGGGGTTTCGTGCATGTGCATACGCCGATCATCACCTCCAACGATTGTGAGGGGGCTGGAGAAATGTTCCGTGTGACGACGCTTGATCCGGAAAATCCACCGATGGCTGACACGCGCATCGCCTGGCACGATGATTTTTTTGGCACAAAGACCGGCCTGACTGTCAGCGGTCAGTTGCAAGCCGAGCTCTTTGCCACGGCTTTTACCGATGTCTATACCTTTGGGCCCACCTTCCGGGCCGAAAACTCCAATACCAGTCGTCATGCTTCTGAGTTCTGGATGATTGAACCCGAAATTGCTTTTGCTGATCTGGCTGACAACTGCCAGCTTGCTGAAGATTTTTTCCGCTTCATGGTGGCCTATGCGCTGGAACATTGCCGTGAAGATCTTGAGTTCTTCAACCAGTTTATCGATAAAGGTTTGATCGAGCGTTTGGAGAGGGTTGTCGGAACGGATTTTCAGACCATGACCTACACGGAAGCTGTCGAACGCCTGCAGCAGAGCGGGCAGGCCTTCGAGTTCCCCGTGGAGTGGGGGTGTGACCTCCAGTCAGAGCATGAGCGTTACCTGACAGAGAAAATCGTCGATGGGCCGCTTTTTGTGACCGACTACCCGAAAGGGATCAAGGCCTTCTACATGCGGAATAATGACGATGGTCGCACTGTTGCCGCCATGGATCTGCTGGTGCCGAAAGTCGGTGAGATCATCGGTGGCAGTCAGCGCGAAGAGCGTCTGGATGTCCTGGAACAGAAGATGAAGGACTTCGACATCCACCCGGAGAGCCTCGACTGGTATCTCGACACCCGTCGCTGGGGCAGCTGCCCCCATGCTGGTTTCGGTCTCGGCTTTGAACGTTTTCTGATGTATATCACGGGCATGGAGAATGTCCGCGATGTGATTCCGTTTCCACGCACGCCGGGGAACGCCAGGTTCTGA
- a CDS encoding ABC transporter permease, translating into MNRLDKFRESFLWYSFKRDKVAIASLIVLLVLALTAIFAPLIAPYNPYDPEMIDIMNSEIPPAWEEEGVAEFLLGTDSQGRDMLSTMIYGMRISIIIGLGAVALQAILGVLIGLFAGYHGGRLDAFFMRAADVQLSFSYLMVAIFMSAILQAVVGVAKFGEIAIPFLVLVIGLSQWPQYARTVRASVLAERKKEYVEAARVAGFTSSRIILDQIFPNTLSPILVLSTIQVANAVMSEAALSFLGLGMPIDRPSLGSLINSGFELIFSGAWWITALPGLLLVILVLSINMLGDFLRDVFNPKLYKG; encoded by the coding sequence ATGAATCGCCTCGACAAGTTTCGAGAAAGCTTCCTCTGGTACAGCTTCAAGCGCGATAAGGTCGCGATCGCCAGTCTGATAGTGTTGCTGGTCCTGGCTCTGACTGCAATCTTCGCCCCGCTGATTGCACCTTACAATCCCTACGATCCGGAAATGATCGATATTATGAATTCCGAGATTCCGCCGGCCTGGGAGGAAGAAGGGGTTGCAGAGTTCCTGCTCGGGACCGATTCCCAGGGTCGCGATATGCTTTCGACCATGATTTACGGAATGCGCATTTCTATCATCATCGGCCTTGGCGCTGTCGCTCTTCAGGCCATCCTGGGGGTTCTGATAGGGCTCTTTGCCGGGTATCATGGTGGCCGACTGGATGCTTTCTTCATGCGTGCCGCAGATGTCCAGCTCTCCTTCTCTTACCTGATGGTTGCTATCTTCATGAGTGCAATCCTCCAGGCCGTGGTCGGGGTCGCAAAGTTTGGCGAGATCGCTATTCCTTTCCTGGTCCTGGTGATCGGACTTTCGCAATGGCCGCAATATGCTCGAACCGTTCGGGCCTCGGTTCTGGCTGAGAGAAAAAAGGAGTATGTGGAAGCAGCCAGGGTGGCCGGGTTTACTTCGTCACGGATTATCCTCGATCAGATTTTCCCCAACACACTGTCGCCGATCCTGGTGCTCTCAACGATCCAGGTTGCAAACGCAGTCATGAGCGAAGCAGCTCTTTCCTTTTTGGGTCTCGGGATGCCGATCGATCGGCCGTCACTCGGTTCTTTGATTAACTCTGGGTTTGAACTTATCTTTAGCGGTGCTTGGTGGATTACTGCTCTGCCTGGCCTGTTGCTGGTGATTCTGGTGCTATCGATCAATATGCTCGGAGACTTCCTGCGCGATGTCTTCAATCCGAAGCTATATAAGGGTTAA